Genomic DNA from Triticum dicoccoides isolate Atlit2015 ecotype Zavitan chromosome 4B, WEW_v2.0, whole genome shotgun sequence:
ggaaacacgacggcgtggtgacggtgttggtgaagaacagtctccatagggcttcgccaagcacaacggaaactatgatggaggataaactagagggggtggggttgccggcacacggcttggtgattcttgatgtgtcttgggtactagccctgcccctctatttatatgttgagccttggggtcgaaacttggagtaaaagcctcctcaaagtcggttttaccCCAAAGGCAAGAATCCTTCTCGggctccaggaccagacgccagggttcccggcatttggacccagacgccagggaccctggcgtctggcccctggactccgcaaaacttccttttgcgctttccaaaaaccttgtgggctttccccctttggcccaaataaagtgttcttgtacccaaacatttcgggaaacatccccttccggtgaattctggaacctttccgaagaccaaacactattatcccatatatcaatctttacctccggaccattccagagctcctcatcatgtccgtgatctcatccgggactccaaacaacattcagtgaccaacatacataactcatatagtattaTATCATCAAcggacgttaagcgtgtggaccctacgagttcgagaactatgtagacatgaccgagacacctctctggtcaataaccaataacggaacctggatgcccatattggctcctacatattctacgaagatctttatcggacgaaccttatgacaacatacgtaattccctttgtccatcggtatgttacttgcccgagattcgatcgtccgtatctctatacctagttcaatctcgttaccagcaagtctctttactcgttccataataaatcacctcgtaactaactccttagtcatttgcttacaagcttatgatgtgtattaccgagagggctcagagatacctctctaatactcggagtgacaaatcctaatcttgatctatgccaactcaacaaacaccttcggagatacctgtagagcatctttatgatcacacagttatgttgtgatgtttgatagcacataaggtattcctccggtatccgggagttgcataatctcatcgaaggaatatgtatttgacatgaagaaagtaatagcaataaaatgaacgatcattatgctaagttaatggaagggtcttgtccatcacatcattctcctaatgatgtgatccgttatcaaatgacaacacatgtctatggttaggaaaccttaaccatctttgatcaagcgagctagtctagtagaggcttactagggacacggtatttgtttatgtattcacacatgtatttaagtttccgatcaatacaattgtagcatgaataataaacctttatcatgaataaggaaatataaaataacaactttattattgcctctagggcatattttcttcagattTATCATTATTGACTACTTGAATTGCTTGGTAATGAAGAAAGATGCCTACTGGAGGTGTTAGGATTGAGTAGTGGTGTGTGTACAGCGGGGTGAGGGGGTGCCTAGAAGGGTGTAAGACATATTGGTCGTCCATTTTCCTTGTACAACTCGAAATACATGTGTTTTTCACACATGTCATCAGCTCCTCATACACAAAATACGCACAATTTGTAAAACAAACTAAGTACTAGCAGAAGACATACGTTACAGTAGGGGAACCCAAATTGATCATGGCATAGTCAATCCACTGAGCTTTTCTTGTTGCCATTCAATCTTCATTAGAGAGAACATTTGATTTGAGACTTTCACAGCCTATTGAGCCTCTCTACTACCTCTTTCATTGTTGGTCGATACTTAGGAGACTCCTCTGTGCAACTTTGTGCGATGTCCAAGAAAGCTTTCACCTCCTTTGTTTCTTTTTCCCCTTCTAAACCCATTCGATGATCCGCAATCTCCGAGGATATGTTGGCCTCAACCTTTTCCCTTGCCCATTTCAATAGTTCTACCTCCTTACCTCTAATGTTCTTCATTGGCCAGCTTGGTCGTCGACCGGTCACTGTCTCCATCATTAGCACGCCAAAACTGTACACATCTGCTTTCACGCTTGCTCCCACACCTTCACGTATCTCTGGTGCCATGTACCTTTGTGACAGTTGCATAAACATAAGATCACATATATCCTTTTTGAAGCACAATAATCCTATCAATGGTCTAAAATATGAGAAATGTGGTGTTTGCTACTGAAAAGAAAGGCATTGTATACCGAACTATGTGTGCGTTTAAGTTTTAatctactagtagtactccctccgtcccataatgtaaaacgttttttgacactacactagtgtaaaaaaacgtcttacattgtggaacggagggagtagtattttgttGTCTAAAATTCATTAAATTGCACTACCGTAACTACAACATACTCAACTTCACTGCAGTGAGCTTGTCTTCTATGCATAACTTTAAACCACTCCTTGTATTTATATGTAAACAAAATGCAAAACATGCGACCACAAAATAGTTAGATAATAATTTTGGGTGTCCTAGAAAAACTTAGCTTGGCAGTTGTTACCGCTCCTGCGCCCATAGAAACGATGTTGGGCTACTTAAATATGAGTAAAATTCATTAGTCATATTGTTTTCCACATAAAAAGATGGCAGGACGAGGTGGGTCTACTGCAAACTCAGTTTAAACTATGAAAAATGACTCCCTTCGACCGACCGATCTTGGACCAGTGTCCGCCGCCTCCAGGTCCGTTAGATGGGCTCTTAATCAGATAGTCGGGAGCCAACTCCTGTATCCACCTTCTGAAACTGATCCATTGTTTCAAAAAGGGTTCTGAAACTAGCCCCTTGTTGCAAACCGACCAGAGGCTAGATTCAACAGCGCCCATGTTAAAAAAATCTGCAACAAGACTCATGTTGCaaaaaaaaatctgcaacatgtcccatgtttcaaaaaaaaaatctcgcAACACAAACATGTTGCAAAAAAGAGCACAACATAACCTCCATTGCAAATATTTCCGCAAAAAGACCTTTGTTGCAAGGTAGAGAAAGACGTTGCATTGTGTCATATCTGATAGCTCGCTAGGCGGCGGATCTTTTAAACTATGCCTCATCCAACTTTTCACTAGTTTCAGTCGAATTTCATGTCGTCTGATGCATTCGTGCTCTAAAAGGTTTACGGGTGTGTTTGAAACTTGCAACACTGAAAACATGCGCAAAATGTAAACTCTTGAAGTGAAATGATTTGCAAGAAGGTCAGTGCATTACCCCGCTGTGCCGGCGGCCTGCGTGCTGAGCTGCGACGCGGCAGGGCCGCCGGTGACGACCCTCGCATGGCCGAAATCGGCGAGCTTGGCCTCGAATCCCTCGTCGAGTAGCACGTTGCTGGACTTGACGTCCCGGTGGAGCACGGGCGGGTGGCGGTCGTGGTGCAGGAAGGCGAGCGCGGCCGCTGCGCCGCGGGTGACGCGGAGGCGCGCGGGCCACGGGAGCAGGCCACCGGCCGAGGCGGCGTCGCCGTGCAGCCAGGCGTCAAGGCTGCCTCGCTCGAGGAGCTCGTAGACGAGGAGGCGGTCGCGCCCGGCGGCGCAGTAGCCAAGCAGGCGCGCGAGGTTGCGGTGGCTGAGGCTGCCGAGCACCTCCAGCTCGGCGCGGAACTCGCGGTtgccggcgccggcggcgtggtCCGCGGAGAGGCGCTTCACGGCAACCGCGGGTCCTCCGTCCGGGAGCACGGCGCGGTACACGAACCCGAAGCTGCCGTCGCCGATGATGTTGTCCGGGGAGAATTCGCCGGTGGCCCTGGCGAGGTCGTCGAGCGAGAGCTTCTTGAGCGAGGAGTCGACGGCCGATCCGTACAGCGACCACGACGAGGAGAGCTCCGACGATATTCCGACCGGGGCGGAGATTGGGAGGGACGACGATGACGAGCAGCGGTGGTCCGGCTCGAGGAGGCGGTTcttgcggtggcggcagaggaaggcgaggaggaggcaGGGTAAGGAGATGCCTACGAAGGCAGCCACGGTCACGACCAGCGCTTGGTACACAGCTTCCATGGCTGCAGGGCCGGGTAACTACGGAAGTGGGGAGGAAGATGTGGGCTATTGATTCGTGAGagtgagaggaagaggaagagtcgCCCGTGGAGTCAAGAACGTTCGGCGGATTGCGGTTGACTAATTCTCCTGGGAGGAAGACTTTGACTGCTGACTAACCAATCTCCTCGTTCTCTTCTGCAGGCCGTGTATATTTACGCACAGGTATATTCTACATTTGATGCACTTGGTAAAAAATACTTAAGGGGAATCTGATATGATGTCACAGTATACTTTGTGTTCGACGGGCTTTTCGCTTCAGTTTCAACCGCAACATGCGTCTGTCTTGTGCTTAGTTTGCGATGGCTGGAATCTGAACTTATTTGCTACGTACACTGTACTTCTTGATTCTTAACTTTGTAAGAAATCAGGACGCAATTCACACGGAGAGCGGCTAACCAAACAGTAAAACAGGTTCACGAGATGAGACTATTGTTTGTGTGATCCCCCGCATTACCAAACTCTCACCTTAATCTCCCTTCTCTAATTTCTCTGTCTAGCTCCAACAAGCGAAAGCAGGCATACGGCAGACTTCGAAGCAAACACGCCTACTTGGCATTCACATCCACAGAGAGGTAAGACCCGAGATAACTAAACGGGAGGCTGAAACATATTTCACACGTTCTACTAGGTGTCGAGGTACTTTGCTGGCTGGCCTAGCTAAACAAACCACAGGTAAGCCACACAAAATTTGCCCGGCGGCAAGTCGTACAGCATCAGAGGCCATAAAGCCATAAAGATTCACGTCAGAGAGCCCAACACATGGAGCAACACCGTAAGCAAAAACTATCAGGTAAGCTTCATGGCTTGCACTTGGCATGTCCCAGTTCAATCGAGCATCGGACCACGCCCGCGGCCTCGGGCGCGCCATGGGCCTCCCCTTCTTCCCATGCCACGACCTGTGAGGTGACGAATGCGAGTGATGAGAGGTAGGGGCGTGCAAGAAGCACATCACTATGATATGTCACACCAGAGCTTACCACGGCCTGGAGGGGGGTATTCATAAGGTTCTCCATCGAAGTATTCATTCTGCTCCATCCATCTTCCCCTGCCACGCCCTGCGAAGCAATGGAGGATAGGAGCCATGAGAGGAAAGGGCATGCAAAAGCCACAGAAAGATGGTATGCGAGACCGAGCTTACCACGGCCTGGAGGAGGGCGATACTCATCTGGTTCGCCATTGTAGTATTCATTCTGCTCCATTCTTCTTCCCCTGCCACGCCCTGAGAAATCATGAGGAACATAAGCCATGTGAGATAGGGGCATGCAAAAATGAAAAACAGAAACAATGATACATCATACTGAGCTTACCACGGCCTGGAGGGGGTTGATACTCATCTGGTTCCCCATCAAAGTATCCACCCCGCTCTTCATAGTAGCCACCCCTGCCACCATAACCGTAATCATAGCCATAGCCACCACGTCGACCACCTCCGTAGTAGCCACGGGCTCTTCCCCTTCCTCTTAGCCGGCCTCTCCCTCTGCCTCTACCATTGTGGTAATAGTCTCCATCCTCCTCCCATTCTTCACCCCAGTCATAAGGAGGGGGTCCATTGCTAATAGCTGTACACGTTTATCATCACAGAATTAACATAGTTTCTTGTCCATATGATTTGTTGTAAGAAAATAACGCATGCACTCTGAACAAACTTATAAATTGTAGACTGAAAAATAAGTCCAGAAAATGAAGCCAATTGAAGCACTGTGAACTTAGAATGCAAGAAAACTAGATGATACCCAATGAATTCACCCTCAAGATTTAAACTATTCTATGTAGAAACAAAAaggcaaaaaatagtataaaaggttgAGTGTGTCATAAATTAAATGTGATGGCATTTAAAATCCACTATGCATGTTGCAGGGTAGAGTGACTCGTTCAAATCGGAGGGATGTTAGTTGACCAGGCTGGcaaatccaatggctataaaaattCGGATGGTGTGGAAGCACACATGCACAGAAAAATAGCAATTAATGACTTGTGGGGTTTGTCTATATAAGATATAGAGATATGTCAGTTTTTAGGAAGGTAGGTAAACAAACCAGTCACGTGTGAAAGGTACAGGGTGTAAAGGAGTAAGCCGTATTATGTATACGTAATAAGATATTGTAACTTGGCAACATGGGATGCTAAAGTTATAAAGATACGGTCGTGTCTGGGGGCCATATGAGTTACTATCTGAAAGTTGTGTGCTCGGAAAGACGTGAGGAAAAAAAATACCTCTGCCCCTGCCCCTTCGGCCGCCACCAGGTCCACCACGACCTCTACCACGAGCAGAGGGAAAGGATCCTAAATTACCATGAAGGACGTTGTGATCAAATGGTGATACATGTGAAAAATAAAAAACGGTGGAGCGGATCAACTCAGAGCAACACCTTCGTGTTCATAATCAAAAGCAGGTTTCACCTCTTCAGCTGGTATGGGTGGCTGGTACCTAAGGGTATATACCCACAATACGCAGACAAATTACAGCCAGTTTCCAATATTGAACAACAATAGACAGCTAAGGGAACTCAAAGCGGCTGAATCTGAACTGATTCAATATCTGGTTGTACAAAAATGAGCGAAAGGACAGGGCTTGCCTTACCCTGGAGATGATGTATCCAATGGTTCCTTGGACAATGTTAGGGTAATCATTGATACATGACGAGTTGTCTCTAGCCTGTGGTAAAAGTGCATTAGTGTGGCAATAAATCTTTCTTCTTTTTCTGAAGAAAAGAATATATGTACATCCATACGGGACAAGGCCTTCTTCCAGAGGCTCCCATGTGTCAGTGATGCCAACAGATTCAATAGACGTATTCTGATGGAGACCAGCAACCCTTCTCTGAGGAACATTATGTGTCAAATTagcaaaacaaacaaaaaataaccACATTAATAACAGATATTTTAAGGCAGAAGAAGTTACTATTAACCTTGATCAATTCAGCAACCATGACCGTCTTATTTATGGCACGTCCCATGGCTTTGATAGTGATCTCATCATGCCCATTTTCCTGAAAAAATGCATGCAAATAAATATACAGTAGGAGCAAGAAAAAAAGTGGTTCAGTTATGAATTCAACCAAAATGAAATCAAGATTAATAACACCATTTAGGGATTCTGAAAAATTCTGTTGACCACTGACCACAAACaggttttcagaaaataatgactgAAGCGGTATATGCAAATATGAAGGTAGCTTTTCGACATTCATGTGAACTGCACACAAGTTCATGTCATTTTATTAAGCTGATAACATGCACATACTTCAGGCATAAAGATCGAATGGTAAGTAAGTGAAACAAAGACAAACTGAAAGGCTTCACAAAGTTACGTTGTCAGACTCGAACAGGAAGTAATGGACAGAGAAGCACTACAGAATATTAACCAAGAAAACCCAAAGTCGGGCAGGTGTCTCTACTTTATTTTTTTATTATATACTTAGAAAGAACCTAGCATTCCATCTTTCACCCAGTTTTGTCTCATCAAACCAATCTTTGGCAACCCAATAAACCAGATCAATCTATGTAAAGCAGATTAGAAATAAATCCACGGTCCATAAATAAATTGTTTTTATGGTAAAACGGCTGGGCATTCGGTTTATATGGTTAATACGGTTCGGTTTATTCGGTGTTTTATAATTTCGGTTTTGTAGAAATGGAAACCGAATTAATCACACAATATTTAGAAACC
This window encodes:
- the LOC119295400 gene encoding probable receptor-like protein kinase At3g17420, whose product is MEAVYQALVVTVAAFVGISLPCLLLAFLCRHRKNRLLEPDHRCSSSSSLPISAPVGISSELSSSWSLYGSAVDSSLKKLSLDDLARATGEFSPDNIIGDGSFGFVYRAVLPDGGPAVAVKRLSADHAAGAGNREFRAELEVLGSLSHRNLARLLGYCAAGRDRLLVYELLERGSLDAWLHGDAASAGGLLPWPARLRVTRGAAAALAFLHHDRHPPVLHRDVKSSNVLLDEGFEAKLADFGHARVVTGGPAASQLSTQAAGTAGYMAPEIREGVGASVKADVYSFGVLMMETVTGRRPSWPMKNIRGKEVELLKWAREKVEANISSEIADHRMGLEGEKETKEVKAFLDIAQSCTEESPKYRPTMKEVVERLNRL
- the LOC119295401 gene encoding TATA-binding protein-associated factor 2N-like isoform X3, whose product is MDRYQRVEKPRNETPIRENEIRITALGRMRNYIGYGMSLLEENGHDEITIKAMGRAINKTVMVAELIKRRVAGLHQNTSIESVGITDTWEPLEEGLVPLETTRHVSMITLTLSKEPLDTSSPGYQPPIPAEEVKPAFDYEHEGSFPSARGRGRGGPGGGRRGRGRAISNGPPPYDWGEEWEEDGDYYHNGRGRGRGRLRGRGRARGYYGGGRRGGYGYDYGYGGRGGYYEERGGYFDGEPDEYQPPPGRGRGMGRRGGPWRARGRGRGPMLD
- the LOC119295401 gene encoding heterogeneous nuclear ribonucleoproteins A1 homolog isoform X2 translates to MDRYQRVEKPRNETPIRENEIRITALGRMRNYIGYGMSLLEENGHDEITIKAMGRAINKTVMVAELIKRRVAGLHQNTSIESVGITDTWEPLEEGLVPLETTRHVSMITLTLSKEPLDTSSPGYQPPIPAEEVKPAFDYEHEGSFPSARGRGRGGPGGGRRGRGRAISNGPPPYDWGEEWEEDGDYYHNGRGRGRGRLRGRGRARGYYGGGRRGGYGYDYGYGGRGGYYEERGGYFDGEPDEYQPPPGRGRGRGRWMEQNEYFDGEPYEYPPPGRGRGMGRRGGPWRARGRGRGPMLD
- the LOC119295401 gene encoding protein FAM98B-like isoform X1, whose amino-acid sequence is MDRYQRVEKPRNETPIRENEIRITALGRMRNYIGYGMSLLEENGHDEITIKAMGRAINKTVMVAELIKRRVAGLHQNTSIESVGITDTWEPLEEGLVPLETTRHVSMITLTLSKEPLDTSSPGYQPPIPAEEVKPAFDYEHEGSFPSARGRGRGGPGGGRRGRGRAISNGPPPYDWGEEWEEDGDYYHNGRGRGRGRLRGRGRARGYYGGGRRGGYGYDYGYGGRGGYYEERGGYFDGEPDEYQPPPGRGRGRGRRMEQNEYYNGEPDEYRPPPGRGRGRGRWMEQNEYFDGEPYEYPPPGRGRGMGRRGGPWRARGRGRGPMLD